The Fibrobacter sp. UWH6 genomic interval AGTTACGGCATTCTCGAGATGCATAAAAAGGGCTGCAATTCCTATTCCTTATGGGTCGCTCCCGGAGCAGTAGGCATCTCTTATAGAATTTGAAAACTTTTTATAACAACCTGTTTAGTCCATCTTGGTATATATTTCAATCCCGTAGACGCAGGGCGGCAAATGTCCACCCACGAATGTGCGTTCTTAAGATTGTAAGGTAGGCTGTTATGCAGGGTTCTTTCTTCAAATTCACTGGTCGTGTTGTCACGACTTTGGCTATCACCGCAATGTTCGCGACCGCAGCATTTGCAGCCCCCATGGGCGCAGGCTCCGTCAAGAGCAAGATTGCAAAACCCGCCAAGGTCGGCATGGTCAAGAAGGCCAAGAAGATGGAAGCCCCTCAAGCTACCATGTCTGAAGAAGAAATCTTCCAGGCAGCTCTCCAAAGCAAGAATATTTCCGCAGACGGCAAGACTCTTACCGACAAGCGTGACGGAAAAAAGTATAGTGTCGAAATCCGTGGCGACAAGGCATGGATGAAGAACAATCTGGCCTTCAGCCTTTCTACTCCCCGTCAGTGCCTCATGGAAGAAGAATCC includes:
- a CDS encoding FISUMP domain-containing protein → MQGSFFKFTGRVVTTLAITAMFATAAFAAPMGAGSVKSKIAKPAKVGMVKKAKKMEAPQATMSEEEIFQAALQSKNISADGKTLTDKRDGKKYSVEIRGDKAWMKNNLAFSLSTPRQCLMEEESNCKKYGRFYSHTEAKMACPAGWHLPNDGEWRDYQKDQSKLDWNNLGKGGCKNWDGYCESSSTGHYWSESSVQKNTGRSWEFRSVAHSINRTDESASKGLYVRCVADLR